A single window of Lytechinus variegatus isolate NC3 chromosome 8, Lvar_3.0, whole genome shotgun sequence DNA harbors:
- the LOC121420061 gene encoding protein TsetseEP-like isoform X2, giving the protein MDNPSAGDLTADGTDFPPPPPPDSEPPPEPESVPEPAPEPATEPESVSDSVPEPEPVPETDPPTEPASEPTPEIDDEANDVTDLIDSAVDPEIDEAAVDPTTENEIISQDEESQAPAEVTVDPETESPVSADGNSTPPPMYDEAPEAEKPQAIYQNSMVAEDTDGITTLDEEVPNGHGVNGDLDPIIMMYSNEKTSSTRARLICFVMFFIVVAITVIALTFYLVLYYENRDSSDSSEGTVVTTPRAP; this is encoded by the exons ATGGACAATCCATCTGCAGGTGATTTAACAGCTGATGGAACAGACTTTCCTCCACCCCCACCTCCGGATAGCGAACCCCCGCCTGAACCCGAATCGGTACCCGAACCGGCACCTGAACCAGCAACTGAACCAGAATCCGTAAGCGATTCAGTACCCGAACCTGAACCGGTGCCTGAAACGGATCCACCAACTGAACCAGCATCAGAACCAACACCCGAAATTGACGACGAAGCAAATGACGTCACAGATCTTATAGACAGTGCAGTTGACCCGGAAATAGATGAAGCTGCCGTTGACCCCACAACTGAAAACGAGATAATTTCACAAGACGAGGAAAGTCAGGCACCTGCAGAGGTTACAGTTGACCCCGAGACCGAGTCCCCTGTATCTGCAGACGGAAATAGCACGCCCCCACCGATGTACGACGAGGCACCCGAGGCAGAGAAACCTCAAGCAATCTACCAAAACAGCATGGTAGCAGAGGACACTGACGGCATCACAACTCTGGACGAAGAGGTCCCTAACGGTCACGGCGTGAACGGTGACCTGGATCCAATAATCATGATGTATTCCAATGAAAAGACATCGTCGACGAGGGCTAGACTGATCTGTTTTGTCATGTTCTTTATCGTGGTGGCCATCACTGTCATAGCACTGACCTTCTACTTAGTTC TTTACTATGAGAACAGAGACAGTTCCGACTCATCGGAAGGTACGGTGGTAACAACGCCGCGTGCCCCAT
- the LOC121420061 gene encoding cell surface glycoprotein 1-like isoform X1 has protein sequence MDEEVQDSVTAEESVAQEQPDIAPPTDAPAGAEQDMDNPSAGDLTADGTDFPPPPPPDSEPPPEPESVPEPAPEPATEPESVSDSVPEPEPVPETDPPTEPASEPTPEIDDEANDVTDLIDSAVDPEIDEAAVDPTTENEIISQDEESQAPAEVTVDPETESPVSADGNSTPPPMYDEAPEAEKPQAIYQNSMVAEDTDGITTLDEEVPNGHGVNGDLDPIIMMYSNEKTSSTRARLICFVMFFIVVAITVIALTFYLVLYYENRDSSDSSEGTVVTTPRAP, from the exons GATGAAGAAGTGCAAGACTCCGTTACGGCTGAAGAGAGCGTTGCTCAAGAACAGCCAGATATAGCGCCACCAACGGACGCTCCTGCAGGTGCTGAACAAGATATGGACAATCCATCTGCAGGTGATTTAACAGCTGATGGAACAGACTTTCCTCCACCCCCACCTCCGGATAGCGAACCCCCGCCTGAACCCGAATCGGTACCCGAACCGGCACCTGAACCAGCAACTGAACCAGAATCCGTAAGCGATTCAGTACCCGAACCTGAACCGGTGCCTGAAACGGATCCACCAACTGAACCAGCATCAGAACCAACACCCGAAATTGACGACGAAGCAAATGACGTCACAGATCTTATAGACAGTGCAGTTGACCCGGAAATAGATGAAGCTGCCGTTGACCCCACAACTGAAAACGAGATAATTTCACAAGACGAGGAAAGTCAGGCACCTGCAGAGGTTACAGTTGACCCCGAGACCGAGTCCCCTGTATCTGCAGACGGAAATAGCACGCCCCCACCGATGTACGACGAGGCACCCGAGGCAGAGAAACCTCAAGCAATCTACCAAAACAGCATGGTAGCAGAGGACACTGACGGCATCACAACTCTGGACGAAGAGGTCCCTAACGGTCACGGCGTGAACGGTGACCTGGATCCAATAATCATGATGTATTCCAATGAAAAGACATCGTCGACGAGGGCTAGACTGATCTGTTTTGTCATGTTCTTTATCGTGGTGGCCATCACTGTCATAGCACTGACCTTCTACTTAGTTC TTTACTATGAGAACAGAGACAGTTCCGACTCATCGGAAGGTACGGTGGTAACAACGCCGCGTGCCCCAT